The following nucleotide sequence is from Malania oleifera isolate guangnan ecotype guangnan chromosome 4, ASM2987363v1, whole genome shotgun sequence.
catattacTCAGAATCTAAATTCAAATAAGtctaataaaactaaaaatactcaaataatatacttaccctaattttgggatggtgcccaagtttgccaaaccaacaatctattttggaagacttgtagagaatctcctcagaaTTAGCATGACGGCTCCTGATCATCGAAACGGGGTGAGAATCATATTTGGAAGTACAAATTTAAGgactttaattttaatttgtgtaAATCTGAAAGAAATTCAACAGaattctattttatattttatttaaattcacccAATTTTATACCAAATGCATAAATCCTACACTCCCAAATATAGAGTAAGATTAATTTCTGATTAATTTCTATTGAAAttggagaaaatgcatattttatatatgtattctCCATGCTAGGGATAATGGATATGTAGGACCCCATTCATCTTTCAGCTTGGATGGAAACCCTAATTCTACGTTCTGGATAGACCATATGAGTACTGATTTGGGAGATAAGGTGTGAGAGCTAGTAGCTGTTGCTATCCTGGATATGATGTTATCCTCACTAATTGCACAAGTTGTGCATTTCGCTccatattattaaaaataaattttttttatatatattttcttctttattaaatattgctcaaaataaataaataaataaataaacattaatgatgtgtaaaatcgaAATTTTGTTTATGAATTTGATATGAGGAAGATGAATATGAAGCGATCTAAATGGAGGAAGATGAATATGAAGTGAGAGGTGAAGAGGTTTCCATTGCCGTTGCCGTCGTCGGACTGTAATGGGCAGCCGGGCTTCTTTCTACTGCCGGTGAGGAAGGACGAAAGGTAAATTTTACTCTtctattgtaagaacccgacccgagataagtgtattaaatgaATAAGGAAAAGACAAGGAAAgtttaaaaggtaaaaatttgcaggactcgtcaacgagacttccttgctcgtcaacgaagccatcttggcgtcgacaaacttccttttGCAGATCGTTGATGAGGACGCTGTCTCGTCAATGAGTTTGGCTgggtcaacttgtttataaatatcattgACTTTACTTAAaggttaagaaaccaaaaacctctctctctctctctagaactcgaattctctctctctctctctctctctctctctctaagatttcagacCGTCAGTTGCCAGAATCAACGATCCGATGTTatcacgtggatcaggaggagaatttCTAACGTTTATAGCGGATCGAAaatttgttttgaggattttcgggtttcgacccaaaaccgaggtaagggtttgatttcattttcgtttcggtatatatgtaatagtaagaattatagtacttggatgtttaggttttgggaacttagTTCGTAGTTTTAGAGTCGTAAAGTTCATGTTTTGGTTTTctagttaaggtaagggaattttgtttatatcagttattttttaaatcggaatcggtaaacatgtagtttacgattgtatatatgttttggttacttatttgagaaaatctatcgagtgaaaatgcgggatttttgggttacagtttttaggGAAATTGGaagtttcgggtatcatctctatttttgttggaaaaccgtatgttgtataaaactgtaatattgagatgactgtacctgtatttgtattaaactatatttcttgaattgaaaatgatatgatttgttgtatactcaaataagtgtggaataaactgttgtatgtaaattgttccaggttttgtaaaacggCTAGGGGTAGCTAATAACCGTAtgctgatgggtataggaacatgagttccaaaatcgttctaggttttgtaaaagtttgccatgtctcgactaattaccgtgggcaaacaCCATGTCTCAGTTAAATACCATGggtgagagtgtctgactctatattcgagggtgtgaaatatcgcctgcttattctggttggtcaccgatgggtgtgaatGGACATCGTATTAGCATGATATCACTGTGAGGCTTCAGTTATTGTAGGATAtcaggtgcttgagtgtgacaacactgaccatatgtttggtatcgtacGTACTAGAACTGGATTGTGCAAATACTGGAACGGTATTTTGTTATGTTTTACGTCAAAATAACATTTgtataccacacactgatataacctatttttttccttactgataggtgtctcaccctgaatatacaaatatttttcaggtccttcaagtagtcaaaactagcatcctagcgttcgggaGCGTGGGTGTCGATTAGCTAcgtagagtacttgtgtaagtatgaATTTTGTTACCGAGTTGTCattgatggattttgtagacacctggggtatgtactgtattttgaaGCATAGACTTTAGTCATGTATAAACtttggtatggtacgttgtatgtattagaaagaacatttccgctaGGTATTTGATATGTATGGATATGTacgtgattgtgtatagggtttacgtgtaccccatggggtTGTAGCCTCATTCAATGTAGTAtcttttaattgatacaaagacatgtTATGTTACTAAATTTACATTTGGGTTCCATCTGTGGTTTCAGGGCGTGACATCTATACTCTTCTATTGAATGAAAATTACAACTTACAACTTTACTCTTCTATTGAATCAAAATTACAATCTGAACTCAAATGCGGATTGATGTTTTATTCGAAAAATTCAAGAATCCCAATTGGATTGTCATgtcgaaataaaaaaaaaagaattgggaaataaatatttttttattgaatgtatttgttcattttaaatactttatcTTATTATATATCCTATTTATCATGCCATCCTAATTTTAACTCTACCTTCCTGGAGTTCATTCTCCGAGGAATTATGTTTAAATCATTCCGGCAGATTCCTTTCCAATTTCCTTATTTTAGGATATCATTGGAAATCATATACTTGGCATATGATTGAGAGAAGTTAACATTTTTCTATTTATTgatgttatatttgtgtgtgactCTCATACTTAGTGGGATCACAAACAAGGAAAGGAAAACATGTGAGAGAAGTCTTCTTATGTTGGCAgtagaagactcgtcgacgagtgccctgtgctcatcaatgagtagataccgagagcctGAAAATCTTAGAGTTAAAGACTCGTTGATGAGAGGatagacttgtcgacgagtgggcttctttgtctcatcgacgaatcccttattCTCGTTGACTAGTGCGCCTGATCTGcgagaagaaattcaaattttgaatttgaatgttggggtggttgggataattagagggaaacctctgagaaaAGTTTATTTATCCTTATCTGACAATATTGTGAGATATGAGAGAGatctttgtgaagtgtattgtgcaTTCTCAAAgttcttagtgaaatttttgcGCCGATTGCTTCCGTGGCTGTaagttttgccgaaccacgtacatcttgttgtgcttgttatttcatgtttcttggttaattttgATTTGCTTGTTGCGTTTTTATTCTACTGTGCATCCTATATATCCGGTCCATTATTACaccaaattggtatcagagcgattgttgttaagGCTTtaggatcatcttctgcaagatttgactttgtcaaatttgatggaaccgagaactttggtttatggcagaggagagtgaatgATATATTTGTGCGATAAGGAATGACTAATGCTTTACTTGGCGTTCAACCagttggaatggatgaggcaacatggagagaattggaagcaaaggccgTTTCTAAGAGGTCCATTGTTCACGAAGTTATGATGGAGTATTCGGATGGTGATTCCATCACTGGATGACCAAGGagtcttttctctctcttttttctttttcttttctatttaaaGGTAACATTTACATAATTTCAGTAACCGTTCTGCAAACGAGTGTCGTTAGGTGATTCTAAGAGGTTGATCATCACTGAGATGATTGACTGATTACCTGACTGATCATAATTTTGTGTGGAACACAAAATTGGATTCAATATTTGGCATCAATAGTTAACATTGAATACTTAATTATTTACATACACAACTCCCAAGCACATGGATGTTAGCtaaattttttctatttattgatgacttttgttTTTGCAAATTGCACAACTCATGTCATGATCTTAGTAATTGGAAGCAagatatttaatttatttatacaaatttaacTATTTGCTCATACAAAAATATTAAAGATTAAGCTTAAATGTGCACAAGATTTGATCTCTTACAAAAATGAGTGGTCCAATTGACTTTTACTTTTATATTATCAAGGGTGGCAAAATAGGTGGAAACCCAACAGGTGACCCGTGACCCACCCGTTTAAATATAAGTTGATCCATTTATAAACGGTTCAACCCAAACCTAActcatttattaaatgggttgGGTAGGCTCAAGTCGAGTCACTCGGTGAGTGATTCGTTTATGAcgcattttaaaaaaaatggagtgtttttgttttttaaaaaaatatcattttacatgaaatgttttaaaaaatttaaaataaataacttaaaatttttaaacaattgACCCATTTATGAAATAGGCGTGTTTGAGTTTACATAATAGTCACCCGTTAATAAACGGATGAACCCGAACTCGAACCTGTTTATGACTCGCCCGAATCGAGCCCGTTAACTCATTTTGTCACCCCTATGTATTAtatttaagaaaaaaagaaatatattcATTGATATTTTTTAATATGAATGTCCCTCTCTCACTACTGCGTATTActaaattaaaagaattaaaattctagaaaaatatgATCGAAATTTTGGACTACTCGTGAGAGCTAAGATCGACCTTTGCATATTTTTGCCGCTTGAATTGTGTGATTAAGAAGTAATGACTTCGCTAGAAAGTTTAGAAATACTTACAAACTCATTTTctaaaaaatcacatttttattatttttcagcttggaaaaaattttaaaattgaaaaataaaaaatagtaaaaaaattaatttaaaaaactaaaaaagacattttatttattgaaaaataaataatcacaTTTTTAGAGCTTTTAATTTAGAGATTAAAGTTGAATTAATGTAAATTTGAATAAAAGGTATGTGAAttctaaatttaaaatatttgaatttcactCATTGCTGATGTGGATGGTTTGTTCTTTAAGAAATTTATTGCGTaagtttcatttcattttcaattaattaacGAAAAATCTAACCATTTCGAAATTGTAATTATGAGAGAATTGAATGTGGACCCCACTCGCAACCTTAGTCTTTTCGAGATAATTCCGGGATGACAATTTCGGAATGGTTAAGCACTAAACCCTTTCAATTAATTAGTCCTTGATTGTCATCCTTAATCGGGTGGGCCCCGCAAACTGAGTCATCCGGTCAAAGTCAACGGACCGCAAAGCTGAAAAAGGTTGTGTGGATGAAGATGACCAACCATCTTCAACAACTATTCCACGTGGCAAAATCAAGGAGCACGGTTTGCATGTGAACATCCCAACCCAACTTAATTTATAGATGGGTCATGACGTGGCCTAAAACTGCGAAGGACTTAAATAAAAAACATTTTcatgcataaaaaaataaataaaataaaagaaaagaaaaagaaacagaagTGGGCCAGGTCTTGGTCCACCGATCAGTCGCAGGGCCGGCACCGATTCTTCCTCTATCCCCTCCACCTCACTGCTCTCGCTGGCGCTCTAATCACCATAcccacacctctctctctctctctcttcttcgcCATCAGGATATAATTATTAATACCCTCATCCTCTCTCTCCGTTTTCATGCACAACCATGATGAGCTTTTGTAAGAGTAAGGTCCACTCCTTTCTGGGTTTCGCCAATCATGGCTGCACCGACAAGGATCCGCCCTACTCCTCCCGCTGCTGCCGGAATATTCCCTCTCCTGCCGCCTGCAGCGCCGGACTGAGTTTTCTTACCGCTGCATCACACGAGAGTACTCCAGTCGAATCCGCAGCCTCCTCGCCGCTGACGCCGAAGCGAGACCCCGGCGGAATCGGGTTTATCGACGAGGTCGGCGGCGGCGTCGACGGGTTGATGTCGTGCACGGAGAGCTTGGGGTTCGAGAGCTCCGACGAGAGGGGCGTCGACGATCAGATTGAAGAGATGAGTAACGGAGAAACAACGGGGGCGGCTCCGGAGGAAGCTAGTTGTAAATGGAGGAAGACGAATATGAAGCGAGAGGTGAAGAGGTTTCCGCCGCCGTTGCCGTCGCTGGACCGTAATGGGCAGCCGAGCTTCTTTCTGCTGCCGGTGAGGAAGGACGGAAGGTTAGAGCTCATTGAGGTGAGAGTCAGCCGGCCGGAAATTTTACGCGCGTCTCGGGAAGACGGCCGATTGAAATTGCATCTCATCAGAGGTGTAGATGAAGAAGAGGAGGAAGTTacagaagaggagagagaagaagaTGTTGACGAAGAAGATAAAAGTAGCGAAATCGTGTTCCCGGCCGGGGTGGGTGGCGGCGAGGTACGACGGAGTTGCGGGCCGGGGCACGGCTGCGGCTGCGGCGGCGGCGGCCTCAACCACCCGAACGGGAGCAGTGAGCCCTGCCACCACCACCAC
It contains:
- the LOC131152926 gene encoding uncharacterized protein LOC131152926, which codes for MMSFCKSKVHSFLGFANHGCTDKDPPYSSRCCRNIPSPAACSAGLSFLTAASHESTPVESAASSPLTPKRDPGGIGFIDEVGGGVDGLMSCTESLGFESSDERGVDDQIEEMSNGETTGAAPEEASCKWRKTNMKREVKRFPPPLPSLDRNGQPSFFLLPVRKDGRLELIEVRVSRPEILRASREDGRLKLHLIRGVDEEEEEVTEEEREEDVDEEDKSSEIVFPAGVGGGEVRRSCGPGHGCGCGGGGLNHPNGSSEPCHHHHMHVWRQHCVTTT